The proteins below come from a single Agrococcus beijingensis genomic window:
- a CDS encoding DUF2993 domain-containing protein — MSPRTRRSRGRWAIGIAIAVAVMAVLAVGAELIARQLVPDMVRAAVVERLALPADHPVDVEVEGILIPQLIGGSLRDVHLASQDVTIGAFTGDVVADGQEIPIRADAPAAGGTAEVRMTTEQLRSLLATIDGFPADSVELEAPNVTAATEVELLGAAIPLGITLEPSAADGQIVLTPVEGTVAGATVTADGLRAQFGSLADPILQDRRLCIADSLPAAMTLQSIEVVDEELIARFDIAGGIIDDPALQQNGTC, encoded by the coding sequence ATGAGCCCGCGCACCAGGCGCAGCCGCGGCCGCTGGGCGATCGGCATCGCGATCGCGGTCGCCGTGATGGCGGTGCTCGCGGTGGGCGCCGAGCTCATCGCCCGCCAGCTCGTGCCCGACATGGTGCGCGCCGCCGTGGTCGAGCGGCTCGCGCTGCCGGCCGATCACCCGGTCGACGTGGAGGTCGAGGGGATCCTCATCCCGCAGCTGATCGGGGGCAGCCTCCGCGACGTGCACCTGGCCTCGCAGGACGTCACCATCGGCGCGTTCACCGGCGACGTCGTCGCCGACGGGCAGGAGATCCCGATCCGCGCCGACGCGCCGGCGGCCGGTGGCACCGCCGAGGTGCGCATGACGACCGAGCAGCTGCGCTCGCTGCTGGCGACGATCGATGGCTTCCCGGCCGACTCGGTCGAGCTCGAGGCGCCCAACGTGACGGCCGCCACAGAGGTCGAGCTGCTGGGAGCCGCGATCCCGCTCGGCATCACGCTCGAGCCGAGCGCCGCAGACGGCCAGATCGTGCTGACGCCCGTCGAGGGCACGGTCGCCGGGGCGACGGTCACCGCCGACGGGCTGCGCGCCCAGTTCGGCAGCCTTGCCGACCCGATCCTGCAGGATCGGCGGCTGTGCATCGCCGACTCGCTGCCGGCCGCCATGACCCTGCAGTCGATCGAGGTCGTCGACGAGGAGCTCATCGCCCGCTTCGACATCGCCGGCGGCATCATCGACGACCCTGCGCTGCAGCAGAACGGCACCTGCTGA
- a CDS encoding nitroreductase/quinone reductase family protein, translated as MGEQRIAVEELLLPPTVLRVANPIIRAVLRSPLHRMLSAEMLLLHITGRRSGRTYDVPVGRHEIDGALVVSAGGAWKHNLRGGAALEVTIDGHRRRAHGELVDDPDAVARAFATMIGATGLRRANRLGLRINVDRSPTLDELQVALADRGLVLLRLER; from the coding sequence ATGGGTGAGCAACGGATCGCGGTGGAGGAGCTGCTGCTCCCGCCGACCGTGCTGCGCGTTGCCAATCCGATCATCCGCGCCGTGTTGCGCTCGCCGCTGCATCGCATGCTCAGCGCCGAGATGCTGCTGCTCCACATCACGGGCCGTCGGTCCGGGCGCACCTACGACGTGCCCGTCGGTCGGCACGAGATCGACGGCGCGCTGGTGGTGTCGGCCGGCGGCGCCTGGAAGCACAACCTGCGCGGCGGCGCAGCCCTCGAGGTGACGATCGACGGGCATCGTCGGCGCGCGCACGGCGAGCTGGTCGACGACCCGGACGCCGTCGCCCGTGCGTTCGCGACGATGATCGGGGCCACCGGGCTGCGGCGCGCGAACCGACTGGGGCTGCGCATCAACGTCGACAGGTCGCCCACGCTCGACGAGCTGCAGGTCGCGCTCGCCGATCGCGGCCTCGTGCTGCTGCGCCTCGAGCGGTGA